ATGGCCATCGCGTGTCTCCGAAATTGCAATTTTGGCACGGTACCAGCGCCGCATCCGGCTCGATTGATCTAGGTCAGAACGTCTCCGGTCCGGGCTCGGCCGTCTAAATTCCGATCGCCGGCCCACACCACGACCTAGGCTCCGCCGAGTTGACCCAAATCAACCGGCCGTACCTCGGATTGGCTGATATAGGGTCCGGCGTCATTTCCCTCCTCGTAAAATGGCTAAAAGTGGAAGCCGTGCCGGAATATCCAATCGCACCTCCGGCACGCTTGCGGCGGCGTATCGGCCTGCCCCTGCTCGTTCTTTACGGCACGGGAGTGACCGTAGGAGCCGGGATCTACGTTCTGATCGGCGCGGTCGCTGGTCACGCGCAGATGTACTCGTCTTGGGCGTTCGCATTGGCGGCCGCGGTTATGGCTCTCACGGCGGCCTCATATGCCGAACTCGCCACCCGCTATCCCGTCAGTGCCGGAGAGGCTGCCTACGTCCGCGCCGCCTTCGACTCCCGAATCCTATCAACTGCCGTAGGCTCCCTTAGGATCGCCACCGGCATCATCTCGGCCGCCGCAGTGACTGTCGGTAGTGCGGGCTATGTGAGACAGCTGATCGAGATGCCCACACCATTGGTCGCAGTCGCGATCGTGATTGCATTGGGCACCGTGGCGGCGTGGGGCATTCTTGAATCCGTATTGCTCGCCGGATTGCTGACATTGACCGAGACGGGAGGGCTGGTGTGGATCATCGTTTCGGCGGTCCAGTCGGACGTTTCGTTCGGCCCTGCATTGCTCACGCCCCGCCCATCGACGTGAAAGTCCTTTCCGGAATTACCTTCGCAAGCCTGCTCGCATTTTTCGCTTTTGTCGGCTTCGAGGACCTCGCCAACGTGGTGGAAGAAGCGAAAGATCCGCAGCGGAATGTCCCGCGGGCCATGGCGCTGACGCTCCTGATCACCTCGGTATTGTACATCCTCATTGCAGCAATCTCGGTCAGCGTCGTGCAGCCGCAGGTCCTTGCAAACTCGTCCGCACCGTTAAGCTTGGTGTTCATTTCCGTGACGAGGATAAGTCCGATCACATTCAACGTCATCGCGATCTTATCGACGCTGAACACGATTCTCGCTCAGATAACTATGACGGCGCGTGTCGCCTACGGCATGGCGCAGCAGGGCGACCTGCCTCGAACAGTAGGAGACGTCCATTCGCGCACGGGAACGCCACTGGTTGCCACCGGATTGGTGACGCTCGCCGTCGGGGCCCTCGCACTCACGCTCCCTATTGAACCGCTGGCAGAAAGCACGGCGCTCGTCACGCTGCTGATCTTTGCGTTCGTCTACCCGACGTTCACGATCCCATTCTGCTCCTGGCTGTTGATGGGATTCTTCAAGGCGCTGCCGGTCGAGATCGAGGAAGCCGCAAATCGTCGACGGCTGCAGCCTTTTCGGCGCCTTCATCAAGATGGCGATCCCGCTGTCGGTGCCAGCAATTTTGACGGTGGTGATCTTTACGTTCACCCTGACCCTTCAGGAGTTTGTCTACGCGCTGACCTTCGTCTCGTCATCCGACCAAAAGCCGATCACGTTGGGCGTCTCGACCGACTTGATCCGCGGAGACGTGTTCTTCTGGGGTGAGATCATGGCGGGCGCCCTGATCGCCGCGGTGCCGGTGGCTATCGCTTACAATCTCTTTCTCGATCGCTTCATCGCAGGTATCACCGGGGGAGCCGTCAAGTAAGCTGAGTTCGTCGGAAGCGGCGAAGTCGGCCTCCTTGCTGCAAAAATTGTTGACGCGAAAACTCTTTAGCTTCCCATCGAGACAGAAAAGTAATCTCGGCTCATTTTTAGCGATTGCAATTTATCCCGAGGTATCGGAAAAAGTTCCTGCGGAGCTGTGGCGATGGCTTCCGCAAATTCGGTAGCGTTTCGCTTGTACCGCGTCGCGACGTTTTAATCGAATTTGTGGAAACTGAATGTCTCTCCGCCCTACAGAGCGAGCGCTCGACCCGGATCTAGGCGAGCCAATTGCTCGCCTCATCGATGATGCCGTCGGGCAGTTCGGCCCCACGCCCCTTGCTCGTTTGATGGCCGCTCATCTGCTGATGAAGCTGGCGCCCCCTGCCCCCCGAACGTACCGGCCCTTTCACCACCAAAGGCGCTCTCCGC
This genomic stretch from Bradyrhizobium daqingense harbors:
- a CDS encoding APC family permease, with amino-acid sequence MTQINRPYLGLADIGSGVISLLVKWLKVEAVPEYPIAPPARLRRRIGLPLLVLYGTGVTVGAGIYVLIGAVAGHAQMYSSWAFALAAAVMALTAASYAELATRYPVSAGEAAYVRAAFDSRILSTAVGSLRIATGIISAAAVTVGSAGYVRQLIEMPTPLVAVAIVIALGTVAAWGILESVLLAGLLTLTETGGLVWIIVSAVQSDVSFGPALLTPRPST
- a CDS encoding APC family permease, yielding MDHRFGGPVGRFVRPCIAHAPPIDVKVLSGITFASLLAFFAFVGFEDLANVVEEAKDPQRNVPRAMALTLLITSVLYILIAAISVSVVQPQVLANSSAPLSLVFISVTRISPITFNVIAILSTLNTILAQITMTARVAYGMAQQGDLPRTVGDVHSRTGTPLVATGLVTLAVGALALTLPIEPLAESTALVTLLIFAFVYPTFTIPFCSWLLMGFFKALPVEIEEAANRRRLQPFRRLHQDGDPAVGASNFDGGDLYVHPDPSGVCLRADLRLVIRPKADHVGRLDRLDPRRRVLLG